atttaaatataaagtatctaattaattattaaacttaataaaatatagtacataatcaagattcaattattataaaaatttattaataaaggttaaggatttggatgataaaaaattaagtttttgttgttttatatagCCATAACAttatgtttattaaataaaaatataatcgatatttttgtattttaaaaaatttataaaaaataaagaacataaaaaaggtaaaaatacatatttaatatattttgaattcaaaaattcaaaataatgtgtttaaaacataaattaaacaaaaacatgaataataCGCGTTTTTACCTATTATGGTAATATAGTTATTTTAACCACTTGATTGAGTGGGACAAATTATGAATCAATCCTTAGTCTTAAAAAAATAACCTCCCAAATATTTTGAGAAGTATAACAAACCCAAATGTTTTAGaaactataaaattatctaatcacataatgatataatttgattgttattGTGATCTTACAGGTAATCTCTTTCTACTTTAAACCTCTTCACTCTTGTACTCAAGGTGCTCAACCCTAGCATAGTCATGTGCTCCAGTGGAGCCCACTTTAGTACTATAGTCATGTGGATTCTTTTTAGtgctatagttttttttttttgggaggtGCGGCGCTAGGTTTAGTTTCTAATTAAGTTTAATGAttgatcttataattattatattaaatttatcaaatatttaattttaatatgtcatcTACTCTTACAATGGGAATTCCACACACTTGAGTAACACTGAAAAGAAGTCCTAGGAAACCGATAATAAGCCTTCAGGAATTGACGATGCCTTTCTATCTCATTTAAACTTAGAAGAATACAAACAACTATTAATtataggccaaacaactatttcccacccaaggtttgatgtttctcaaatatcccccatttaactatgaaaacaccaaacacctacccatgagcagttaaaattaacggtagtaaaggtaaaatcatcattttctctataatattaaaaaataaactaaaatataagctatttttgcccccctaaactttgaaaactaaaattttcttccagtctaagttttaaaaaatggtagtttcaccatagggtttcgttttgaaatctccggtgacattgccaacgacctctccctcccgaagcatcctctcctttcggcgatctctttcctctcatttggaggcccgatcggcgtcggagactccttgggagacgaagacgaagccgtcatCTTTGTGGCTTCGTcttgggaagacggtcgtcttcccagaggtcttcttctgggaagacggcggcttcgtcttcgtcttcgtctgggcttcatcttccccgacgaagttcttcgtctcccaagacaTCTCCGAAGtagatcgggcctccaaataggaggaaagagatcgccagaaggagaggatacttcgagagggagaggccattgacaatggagccggagatgttgCTGGAGATTTAAAAATGAAACCCTATgatgaaactgtcattttttaaaatttaagctggaaaaaaattttagtttttaaagtttaggggggcaaaaagagataaaattttcaggcgttagagttctgttaaatttaactggtcatgggtgggtatttggtgttttcatagttaaaggagagacatttaagaaaacatcaaaccttgggtgggaaatactcgtttggccttaattatAATATGCTGAGTTTAAGAATAGGGGGCCATCTTCCTTTTACTTTTCCATTTAAAGCGAAGCCCTATTTGGCTGGGGAATCCCAGTTCTTTCTTTCGTTCGTTATTATTATGGGGAAACAGCTTTGTCATCCCAAATATCTCCTATTTCATATTTACctgtttaataaaactatatgtataattttatatatatataaaataatatattattatataattaaatattattttatttttaatttttaactatgtAATCACATAACTGTAGCATCTAACctcaaagattaataaaataggTAGAATAttagaacttaaaaaaaaaaaaaaaagccgaATTTAAACTTCTGTTatgtttataaaactttaacttatttagTGTAATAGTTATGGGTCTGGATACTATACTTTGAGTTCACTTGTGCAACCAATATAAATGGGATCTctaattatccaaaaaaaaaattgaacgaaacaaattgaacaaaaaaataacatagtATTGAACAAGTTTTCTAAAAAATGAacgaaaagataataaaataagataactCTAAAATTCTGTTGAAAACTGATTAACTGAAAATTTACTTTGAGATcgtttagtttgagtaatattttattatcaaaatagagagattaccttgaaaataaattacctaatagattactggatataaataattattatgtttgataaaatatagtaggtataaataattattgtgtttggttaaaagtaataaaataatactagtaaattattttacttaaatactcttgaatataattatttttaaatattttttatattatttattatattaattaaaaataaacttatttttgtctcaaaaaattaataaataataattaattataataaaatcaagattaccttgataatcttttaatacctaaaataaagatgataatcaaattaccatctatattatctgtcatgtcAACATtgataatacaatattattataatattttattactgacaaaccaaacaagataatgtaaataataaaagataaattatcaaaataatcttttaaatctATATACCCAAACAGCTTCTTTTAGTTAACCaatattttcaatttagtttaaaatcgattaattttcaaattcggatcagtttcaaattatattttctttgaacTAATAATTCGGATTggttcaaaataatattaaattagttCAATTAATCAGTTTTTCACATCCTAAAAACAGTATAGCTTTAATACTAGTACACAGGAGCAAGCGTTAGTTAAATGAAACCTCAaggatgaaaatgttatttCCCAAAATATTTGAACAACCGATTCCCCCAGGCAAGGTCAAACAATCTTAacagaattattattattaattaatgcaGTGTTACTGTACCAGAATTGTATCTATGCACATCCAAGAACacccttatttttattttggaaaatcaacctatttcttctatttttggtatgacagagagaaagagatatcAAGAGGCAGTGCTTTTGTTGGTGTGATCATCAAGCCAAGAAATGATATCACTAAAAACTCTGATAATCATGTCATCTGGCTCACCCTCCAAAAGAGAATGATATCCATCCTTATAAAGAATGAACTTCTTGTCCTTGTGGCTTGCTTTCTCATACAAGGCTTTGCTCACAGATGGGTCAGTCACTGTATCAGCCTCACCATGCAAGATCAACAATGGCAGAGATACCTGCAAGGTCAGTTACCCAAAAcaacttaattcaaaatatgttGGATAAACacaatttattgacaaaacattGGCAGCATTTGAGTGGTGTTATTGATGTGTAATGATTTAACCATCTTTCACTGGGTATATAGACTGTAGGCTGTAGCATTTTGTTTGACAGTATAATTTTTGCATCGGATATTTAATGTGAACATTGATTAGCACATTTTCTTTGATAAGATGATTGAACAAACTTTTCCAAGGGATATTAATAAGCACATTTTGTTTGATATGATAAAAGAACAAATTTTTCTCTAAGAGATTTATGCAAGAATAATTGCAGCATGGTTCAAAGAACTGACATGGATTCAAATCATACTGATCACCCATATAATCATATTGGTAAAGTTACTGTTGTGATCAAAGCTCATATCAAAGCATCAATTTGGGATCCATTTTGGGATTTCCCATGGAGAAAAAAATGCAGGTTTGTTGAAACTCAAGCAGAATGTAAGGTTATCAAACCAAAGTAATTAAGACAATTGAACATAAATTTATGATCAAGTTCATTTCATATAGTGAGTAACCGAGCTTGAACAAGAACCTttgcaaattgaaaaaaaactgGGTTGTTCTAAGGCAGTTTGATACATGGCATAATATGCTCTATCAGTAACAGAGCAATGTGATGCATCATATTACAGTTATCATCTACCTCATAGGAATTGATTAACTTAGTGCATTTCAGAAATGTGTACACTTTTTAGTTTTCTCTCTCTTGACCAAATCGAAACCTATTTAGGTTGTAAGCTAGGCTAACATATGAGGGACCCTACTAAGAGTGACTCAAAGTTATAATTAGTTGCAACAAACAAGACGTGCTGTTAAAAAGTTGATTGGCAGCCCTATTGCCTAATGTTATCTAAAAGAAGGATGAGGGAACAGCTCATGCTCTTAAAAAGTTGACTGGCAGCCCTATTGCCTAATGTTATCTAAAAGAAAGATGAGGGAACAGCTCATAACCTATGTGCAAGAAATAAAGCTTTGAGAAATATTTAGTGTTGGACTTAAACCGAGCTGACTCGGTTTGATTCGGcttggttcaaatttgtttaattcgaatttcaaaCCGAGTTAGAGTTATGAGGTTTAGCTCGTTTTAAAATTGAACCGAATTCGAGTTACACAAAGCTCGGCTTGGTTTGGCTCGCAAGTTAGATAGATGGCCCAATTTAGTTTGAACTTGGCTcgtggtttgatttaaattatgttaaataattgttaaacaatgtcgttttgtcaatgaattacaaattcgaattataaatcTGAGCCACATATTCGAGTCATaggtttaaactataaattcgagtcaaacttgaaccaaaCTTGAACTACTTTTAATGATGGCTCGATGAACTTGAGCCAAGCTATTTTTTGTTCGAATCGAACTCAAGCTAATAGGTGTTTGGACTGGGCTTGGTTCATATCCACCTCTAGAAGTATATGAAGCCAAAAGAGGAGGGGAATTATATGAAATTTCAGATGATGTTGTAAAAGACCAAAATTGGCATACCTTTTCCAGCTGCTGTTCTATCTCTTGAGTAGTTCTAAGCAACTCCAAAGCAGTTTGCAAGCGTGGTTTATCCTTGTAAGCAATAACATTATAAGATGCCTGCATCCAGAGAAAAGAGTAGAAGTATGTGAGCCACTCATACGGCAGAAAAAGTTACCGATTCTATTATTGACAGATGGACTGCAGaacagttttttaaaaaatgcagtagagagagataaaaagaaaagataagacTATTACAGCATGACATAAGAATTTTATGGcttcaacaattttatttgcTACAAAGCTAGAAATAACACAAGCTATGATATTAATCCTTGAATAATCTGTTTAAGTGAAGAGACAAACCATCTCTCTCTTCCTAAGATCTCTAAATGCTGCCTCAGCCAAATCCTTTTGTGGAACCAACTTATGCTTTGGAAGAACATGAGCTATACCAATCAGCAATTTTTTTACCAACAATGGGGGAACCATTTCATCTGCAATCtacaacaaaatttaagttGGCATGAGAAAATATAACTAACAGGGTTCCTAATGTAACTGGATTCAAGAAAATACTTTGCACATGGGTGCGACAAGCACAGCACCGCTCCATGCATTAGGTTGTTTCAGGTGCACCTTCAGAGCTACAGCTCCACCCAAAGAATGTCCAAAGAGGAAACTTGGCAGAGCGTGAAACTCAGGGTTCTCTACATTGCAAAATGCAAATCATGCAAACATAAACATCAAAACAGGCCAATAAGGACAGAGTTATATCTTGTTAAGATTCTTCGAGAAAGcttattaaattacaaatttaactGTTGGGAACATGAATTAATCTAATTTGTAACAAAAAAGAATGGTAGAAAACAGAAAAAGCAGTTCTACTCTCAGCAAAAAAATTCATGACCATTGAAGATAACAGCACAAGGATTCAAAGCTAACAGAATATATGTACCTTTGACTTTGGAATAATGCTCAATGACATCATCAACAAGCCTATCAAAACTGGGAATATAGCCATGAAGACCTTCTGAGAGACCAAATCCTGGGTAATCCATTGCAAAGACTCCATATCCAGATGATGCCAACTTCCTCGCAATTCCTACAAAGAAGCCACAAAacaattaaacttaattatcaTAAGAAACCCAAGACTACAAACAGGAAATGCTACTTCTTGCTCTGACAACATGCCTTCAAAGAAAAATGTGCAAGTGTCTCCATAACC
The genomic region above belongs to Mangifera indica cultivar Alphonso chromosome 15, CATAS_Mindica_2.1, whole genome shotgun sequence and contains:
- the LOC123198289 gene encoding caffeoylshikimate esterase, which encodes MGVSVRFEGISDELRKILVASMDQAPARRRAREAFKDTQLNIDHILFKTPVDGLKMKELYEVNSRGLEIFGKSWLPETSQPKAVVCYCHGYGDTCTFFFEGIARKLASSGYGVFAMDYPGFGLSEGLHGYIPSFDRLVDDVIEHYSKVKENPEFHALPSFLFGHSLGGAVALKVHLKQPNAWSGAVLVAPMCKIADEMVPPLLVKKLLIGIAHVLPKHKLVPQKDLAEAAFRDLRKREMASYNVIAYKDKPRLQTALELLRTTQEIEQQLEKVSLPLLILHGEADTVTDPSVSKALYEKASHKDKKFILYKDGYHSLLEGEPDDMIIRVFSDIISWLDDHTNKSTAS